Genomic segment of Arachis hypogaea cultivar Tifrunner chromosome 16, arahy.Tifrunner.gnm2.J5K5, whole genome shotgun sequence:
ACTAATTTGTTGCTTTTAATCTAAAAGTTGCACATGTTACAGAAATCAGATCATGATCTCAACAGGTCCTCTCATTACAGAACAGCTGCCTCCTACAATTTTAACCAAATAATAATCCCAAATCAAACTAAGGGGGAAATTGGAATTATCCAGAGGATAAAAATAGCTTTTCAACCAAGTGTGCAGTTATCTTTTAAGTActagttgggattattgaagattAACTTTGACTAAGTGCTGCATAATTAACAGGCCTAGAGCAAGAAACCAAGTAATTGACATTGTCAAAAAGATGTATAACGAGTCATtcacaaaaaagaaataaagggGAATTATAAAAACCTCTATAATTTAAAATCCCAGATGGTAAGCCTAATAGACTATTGCATGGATGTGCAGGCAGATTCAGTTTGGAAAAGAGAACTCATTTTGGAAAGTAAATATAACACTAAATTCTGTTATGTCATATATTGGCCTATTGAAACAGATGCTAATCAAACCATTTCCCAAACAAGATATCAAAACCAGCAATCTAATGTTAACTTTAGATATGCCGGTGACAAGTGATGTAGATAAAGCAATGTTTAGTCATGAGATAGAAATCAGAACATGAAAGTATTACTAAGATCCATTGTATGTACCATCTAACATGTGTAACTCTTTAGACAACATCAACAGAATTTGTTAAAGACAATTGAGTTTATAAATATATTACACTTtaagcaaaaagaaaaacaaaataaaatcaacaGAATATTTAAACATTCAGTAGCCTAAAAATTTCACAAATACGTAGTAAACAAAGTGGTCATGTGATGAGCTAAAAGGCTAATATCGAAATGTACTCTatgaagaaaattaaaatatgatttcAAGAAGAATTCCATGTGTGCTAACCTTTCTTCAGTCCAGGGGATATATCTTCTCCTCGGAATACAAGAGGAACCTCAACTTTCAACAGAGCATTTGATGGAGCCCTTAGAAAAGTGACATTTAGTGGTGCATCTGTGCCTGCCTGCAAATGAATCTGGGataatttcaaaagacaaaagttCAGCACATAGCAACAAATTTAAACTTAACTGTATCTGTAAAACAGAACATGATGAGATAACTCACAACTATCAAATGCTCAACTGCCTTACATATCACatctcaacaaaataattaagcttTTACAATCACAATAACTTAAAAGAAGGCTATATTTTACTAAAACCAATCAGAGAATGAAAAATGATAGCTATTTTCATATACCATCAAAGAAAGATGAAAGAGAAAACACATTTCCTACACTACACAAAGAAATACATTTCAGACATCaatttcaaaaagtttaattaaTCAAGAACATATTCTAAAGCAAATATAGTAATTACAACTCCTACATCCATAAGTGGAACACTCACCAATAATATGTCAATGATATTATCAACAAAAGCAAGCAGAAGCAAAATGATATTGACATGTGGAAACAAACAACTTGCTATGATGGGTAAAAAGAAAACCAAAGATTTGCAAAGCTATCGATACTTGGAGGACAAAAGTCAAAATTGAGGTCAGGATTATACTACGAGGGAGCCTATATTTTTGAAGATGGTCACAGGCATATAATATATAGTATTTTTGGTTGAGAGGAGTTCAAATGCGTATATTTGTGTCCATGGACTCCATACATATAACAACAATCTCCACTCTTTCGACAATCCAAAACAATGATCAACCAAATCTGACACTTAAAACATTTGCAAAATCACAATAATCTGGATACCTTTCCATTAATCGTATAAGACAGTAACAAGATTTCTCATAAATACATCGTCAACCCAAAACAAACAACTAATATTCATACACacacaaaagaaagaaaatccaaACTAAAATCAATTTACCTTGCGGGGCAAAACCCGAACCTTCTCAACAACGTCCCCGCTCTCGAACTCCGACCGGACTTCGAGGTCGAAGAGGCGGGAGAGAAAGAATGAGCGGCCAAGCTGGTTGACGAGCTTCCTGATCTGGTTAGTCCGTACGGAAATGAGGCGCTTGTTGCCGCCATGCTGACCGTCCTCCTGCTCGAACACAATGCTAGGCACGCGCCCAACCTTCCGTTCCTTCGCCGATATGTTCTTCCCCGAAATCGCGCGAGGAATTGCGAGTATCGTCTCGTCGTATTTCGAGTCCGGTCTCGGAAAGCCTTCTAGGTATGTCAGCGGCTGCACCTCCGGTGACTCATGGTGGAGAACCGCCGCGGCGGATGACTGGGAGAAGCGCCGGAGGTGGAAGGAGGATCTGGAGAGTATGACGTGGCGGAGCATGGTTTGGTTTGGGGTTTTAGCTGCAATGGAATCGAGAAGTTAGAATTTGCAAATGTACTAATTCATTCTTCGTAAAGGAATACAGAGAACAGAAATGAATACGTTAGTCGGCGCTTTGGGAGAATGCCGGGATGCGGCGGCTAGATGCGACGCGGAGAAGGCCGTCACGGCGACGGTACGACGGCGGGGGATGAAGGGGGAAGGTAGTAGAGTGGAGATTtttctgaggtttaggctttagagCTTCCTGCTGCTCCAGGGTTCGACTTCAAATGACTTCTCTAATTTTCTTCAGTGTCGAACCGAACGACACCGTTTCACATTTTCTTTTGCGTTTCATAAatgtttaaaaaactaatttttttttgaagttaCTAAAATACtccttttaagttttaacacaatattattttataaaatttaatttttttagaatttaattttgatgtaccattaatataaaatattttatacagtcgTCTAATTATATCCgttattttagataattatttacacaatctaaataaaaataattaattaaatgtatgtgtaaaattattttatatattaaaattaaattctttttctaaCCTTAAACAAATTATTCTTTATTGAGATGATTCACCTGGACAAAAATCTATAATCATCTAATCacatacttaaataaataaattttttaaataaataaattttttaaataaataaaataaatattttaattacagaaataggtaatttaTAGAGTTTTTACCAATTTCTGTAATTttatttatctcgtttatagtgtaaataaaATGAGTACAGTCATATCTCGTTTGCactataaatgagataagacACGAGCACATTTACACGTATCATGTTTGTACAGGTGTTATGACACGGATCTTATCTCCTTTACAGTATAAACGATATATGGTTATACTTATTCCGTTTATAGTAATAAGGCTGGAGCGTGCCTATAACCCTCATTAGCCCCTCATTGATAAAcgactattttatgatatattttggactgaattgagtgggttttgtcaactattctcacacgtattcatgtaaattacatgtttttaagctttcttcttgattttgtactataattgaaaacatgtttcctaagcctttaaatcgctaatttttaatcctctgttattatcattcgatgctgtgatatgtgcgttaagtgattacaGGATTTATAAAGCACAAATGGCatagaggatgaagaggaagcatgctaaaatggaaggaacacaagaatttgaagattTGAGAAGCAGGAAGCGACGCGAGTGCATGGCTGAAGCGTACGCGTGATCAAGCCAGTtttccagcgacgcgtacgcgtgactgatgcgtacgcgtgactaggaATGTCGACCACTaatgtgtacgcgtgactgacgcatacgcgtgaccctgtGCAGAtcccaccgacgcgtacgcgtgacgagcgtcacgtgctgcaattaacataaatcgctgggggcgattttctGGGCTGATCTGGACCCAGTTTCAAGCTCGAAAATGCAGACTAGAGACTGGGATGGAGCGGAGACTAGACACTTCacactttagtttagttttttttatttttgaattccagTGAAAGAAACTCCCGCTTCTCTCTAGGGTTTTTGGCATTCTTAGTTTTGCTTTAAATTGAATCTTAAGAGAGCTGCTGGCTGCTGCTACCTTCATTCCTCGTCATTTTTCTTctagttttctttttttaattccttTAATACTCTTTTCCATTTGGTTATTGAATTCATATTTGGATCTTGTTACTCTTGAATTTCATTAATGCATTAAGTTATTTctatatctattattattattattatttgttttgttattgttattatttgttagtggtaatttgaattgaattattttatcatatttatcatattttttatttttgttcaccAAGTATTTGAGGAAATGTCATCCAATAAAATGGAGTAGATTTCCTTATTTGGTTTgggggttgagtaattggagtaACTTGAATTGTTATACTGAAGTATTGATCTGTAATTGGAAGCTGCTGACTAGCTTGAACCTCACCAACTCTAGTTCTCTTCTATCAAGTGACTAAGACTTGTGAGATAaagttagtggtgttcacttgactttccttcatttgctcgaggataactaagtgagagcaatgagCCTTTACCATCACACTTGGGAAAGACAATGAGGATAGAATTTTCAATTTTCACCCCTAACCAAGGCTTTTATATTGATTATTTTACAACTCTTGCTAGTTCTCTATTGCTATAATTTCTAGTTATTTAGTTCTCTTGTTCTCAActttgaaaatctccaagaaagTCACAATCAATAATTTGCATTTTGTGTTAACTCCTAGGGAAACGACTCGGaattctactcccggttatttatTTCATGACACATTTTAAATTCGATAGCGGAAATCTCATCAGTtaagactgtacttgcaacgttgatttggaaaaatacttttggTAATTCTTGACCGGCATTTATCCGCTTACccatttttggcaccgttgccggggagttgcatatGTGTGCTAAGTTATTGGTAGGTGTAAATATTTTCATATTTGcataattgcatcttttatttgtgtgtgtgtgtattttttttttacttattagtAGAATTTACTATTTATTTTGCTTAATATATTTTGTTGCCATGAGCTctatatttcttttattgaatgacgcgttcattacCGGATCCGATCTTAGccccatttgatcctgaaattgaaaaaatcatttcacatattaggcgagctcggcgtggGTTAGCTTCCGAGGGTGGTGATGGGGTTTCTCCCAATTCACCAATTTTACCCAAGGTTGAATCCGaagcgtcatttgaggaagaaactaatTCCTCTCCTACTAAATCTATTGAcacctcttccattgatttaGGTACCAATACTATGGCAACTCCTAGAAGAATTACTCTCAAGGAGGCGGGAGCTCTGGATTTTACTCTTCAACCATTTCAAGTGCGTCATCCGAAGtttgatggttttcagtggctaagagaaggggggttgaatcttagccccttttttgctCAGTAACACTCGCTGGTCTTTGAAATAACTTCaggagactttttgatttttgtctcgtccctagccaccagacttttatttttgtctcgtcacttggcacgagacttttatttttgtctcgtcacttggcacgagatatttttcagttttagctcctgtgcagtagaaacagaaatagagaagagaagagagaaaattacacccagatatatcctagttcagctgctaagtgcagtgcaacctacatccaatctccatcacaaccatgatggaatttcactataatcttcttgattacagactgtaaagtgctaacccaacttacaaggggattcccacagaatcatgaaacacaacatagatgaacaaaggaactctaaggacatctatggctttttcttttaattttgcactctctgccttttttcgctctatggctttttcatacaaaattcactgtttgcctttttccatgagactcaagacatgacaaaattaaacagaaaaaatacaaaacagaatacattgaaggagaagaaaatctgttagctcaggtagctctgagaaccctgtgccttgcactctcacactttctccttgcttcaaccctaactgttcacccttacttataggaagaaccttccaaggttgaaaccaaacaaccaagccaacttcttcttctccaagaacaaaaccggttcggccagagagagagaagagataacccatgcaataaccaacatgtaattacctctagtccttccttggtcatcactctttatcaatccgagcgctccatccttggcttgctctccaagatgaatttctggcccttgatgcttcatgatgatgatggcttcttctgctccacttttgcttcctccctcacgtagccaccctagctaccttctgtgatgagtgaacccAAAAGCAGTGACAAGCCATCTCTCCAAGGATCTTTTCCTTTCTGGCCGAATCTCCTTCAACCATT
This window contains:
- the LOC112754767 gene encoding uncharacterized protein, whose protein sequence is MLRHVILSRSSFHLRRFSQSSAAAVLHHESPEVQPLTYLEGFPRPDSKYDETILAIPRAISGKNISAKERKVGRVPSIVFEQEDGQHGGNKRLISVRTNQIRKLVNQLGRSFFLSRLFDLEVRSEFESGDVVEKVRVLPRKIHLQAGTDAPLNVTFLRAPSNALLKVEVPLVFRGEDISPGLKKGAALNTIKRTVKFLCPADIIPPYIDVDLSELDVGQKLVMGDLIVHPALKLIQSKDEPVCKIMGQRVSELQKKK